Part of the Corynebacterium efficiens YS-314 genome is shown below.
TCTTATGCAATAATTTCAGGTGCAAGGCCCCGATATACTGTGCGGCCTGCCCCGGCCACACCCCCCCGAGGTCGGGTTACCGACGGCCCGCGCACACCCCCCCCGAGGCGCGGGCCGTCCCCATTTCCACCCCTCGTCCATAGGGCCGCTCCCAGGAGGGCCGCTCCCAGGAGGCCGAAGGTTCCCGGGTTATCCACATTTTCCTGGGTCACCGTCAACAAAACCGGGAGTTATCCACAGGCTGGAGGCTGCGTCGTTGAGGGCGGGCCCCGCAGCCAGCAGAGTGTGGGGCATGAACGCAGCCACACACACCACAACCACACGGACAGCCGGAACGGCACGGTCAACACAGTCCACGCGCGATCAGGCCATTCTGGTCGCAGTGGAGGATCCGGTCCTCCACCCGGAGGCCATGCATGTCGCCGCGGCAACCGGGCGCGCCATCGTGGACACGACGGACCCGGTGGATATCCACCGTCATCTCAACAAGGTCTCCGCAGTGCTCATCGATGCGCCCACCGCCGCGGGGATCACCAATGACCGACGCCGGGACCGCATCTTCCTCCTCGGATCGGACCCCGGACCCCCGGATTATCACACCGCCCTGGCGATCAGGGCGGAACAGGCCCTCCTGCTGCCCGCCCAGACCGCGGAACTGCTCCAGGCACTGGGACGGGAGGATGAATCCGCCCCGCCCGGTCGTCACCACGCCACGGTCACCGGTGTCCTCGGGGTGGCGGGCGGGGTCGGGGTGAGCACGATCGCCGCGGCGCTGGCGCGGATCCGGTCGGCCACCCACCGCACCGTGCTTGTCGACGCCGTCCCCACCTCCGGCGGCATCGATCTGCTGGTCGGCGCGGAGGAGATCACCGGGGCGCGGTGGCCCGATCTCGGATTCACCCGGGGTGCGGTGAAGGCGGAGGATGTCCTGGCCGCGCTGCCGGTGATGGATGAGACCATGTTCATCCTGTCCGGGGCACGCTCCCCGGTGGGGGATACCTTCGACCTCGGCCCCGATGAGGTGACCGCGGCACTAACCTGTCTCACCGCGGCGGACGGTGAGCTGGAGGTGGTGGTGGATCTGAACCCGGGTGAGATCACCCGGGAGGTGATCCCCCTGCTCGATCACCTCATCCTCGTGGTGCCCGCGGAGGTGCGTGCTGTGGCGGCAGCCGCGGAGAGATTGCGACACCTGCGTGCCTTCCCGGTGCCGGTGTCGGTGGTGTTGCGCCACCGGGGTTGGTCCGGGCTGGATGTCATCGAGGTGGAACGCATCCTGGGCACCCCGGTGATCGCGGAACTCGGCACGATCACCCGCCTGCCCCGCGCCGTCGAGATGCACGGACTGACCGGAACCCTGCCCAGGCCCCTGGTCACGGTGGGCAACGCCATCGCCGCGGAGATCAGGGGGCGGGGCTGATGTCGACCACGATCCCACAGGATGAACTGCTGGAACAGGTGCAGCGGGTGCTGGCCGGGCTGCCGGAGCACCCCACCTCCCCGGAGGTGGTGCAGGTGATCCGGGAACAGGCCGGGGTGATCAGCGATGAGGAGGTCATCGCCGTCCTGAGGCGGTTGCGCAGCGAATCGGTGGGGATCGGCCCGCTGGAGGCGGCACTCGCCCTGCCGGGGGTGACCGACGTGCTGGTCAACGGACCCCGTGAGGTGTGGATCGATCGTGGTGCGGGACTGGAACAGCTTGATCTGGATCTGGGGTCGGAGGAGGCGGTGCGTCGACTGGCCGCCCGGCTGGCCCTCCAGTGCGGGCGTCGGCTCGATGATGCCCAGCCGTTCGTCGATGGGTGCATCACCCGCGATGATGGCAGCACCATCCGCATCCACGCGGTCCTGCCGCCCCTCGCGGATTCCGGAACCTGCCTGAGCATGCGCATCCTACGACAGGCGAGTCTGACGCTGGATGATCTGGTGGCAGGTGGCACCCTCACCGGGGATACCGCCGCGGTGTTGCGGACCATCGTGGCGCAGCGCCGGGCCTTCCTCGTCGTCGGTGGCACCGGGTCGGGTAAGACCACCCTGCTCGCGGCGATGCTGGGGGAGGTGGCACCTGACCAGCGGATCATCTGCATCGAGGACACCGCCGAACTCAACCCCGCCCACCCCGGCACGGTCAACCTGGTCACCCGCTCGGCCAATGTGGAGGGGGCCGGTGCGATCACCATGTCGGACCTGTTGAAACAGGCGATGCGGATGCGCCCGGACCGGATCGTCCTCGGGGAGATCCGTGGTGCTGAGGTGGTGGAACTGCTGGCCGCGCTCAACACCGGGCATGAAGGTGGTGCGGGCACCATCCACGCCAACTCCATCGCGGAGGTCCCCGCCCGGATGGAGGCCCTCGCCGCACTCGGTGGGCTTGCCCGGGATGCGCTGCACTCCCAGCTGGCCGCCGCACTGGATGTGGTCATCGTGATGCGCCACACCACCCGGGGCCGACGTCTGGCGCAGCTGGGGGTGCTGCGGGCAATCCCGTCGAGACGCATGTGGTGTGGGACTGGGAACACGGCGTGGTGGATGCGGACGCAGAGGTGGCGACATGGTTTCCGCACTGATCCTCCTGGCCGCGGGGATCGCGGTGCCGGGGCAGGGGCCGGCGGGGGGACGGGGCGTCGTGAAGCGTCCGGGTCGGGGACCCCTGCCACCGGTGGCCATCACCGCCGGCGTCCCCGTGTGCGTGGCCCTGTTCGCCGCCACCGGCATCGACCCCGCCACGGTGGTGGCGCTGCTGACCGCCGGACTCGTGGTGAGCTGGCGCCTGAAACGGGGACGCACCTCGCGCGTCACACGGGCGCAGACCACGGTGCTGGCCGGTTTCCTCGGTCTGTGCATCGGCAACCTGCGCGCCGGCGCCCCCATGGCCGATGCCATGGACCACGCCCTGGCCCACACGACGGGATCCACCGGATCCGCTGGCCCCACCACCGTGGCGCTCACCGCGGCGGCGCGCCGGGTGCGCTCAGGTGGCAGCGGGGCGGCGGTGCTTATCGACGCCCCCACCATGGACCTCCAACGCCTGGGCACGATCTGGGAGGTGTCCGAACGACACGGTATCCCGCTGGTCAGGCTGCTCGACCAGTTGAAACACCGCCTGGAGGCACAGGAACGCCACCGCCAGGCCTCCGCCGCCCAGTTGCAGGGACCGCAGGCCACCGCGGTGATCCTGGCCCTGCTGCCACTGGCCGGGGTGCTCATGGGCACCGCGATGGGCGCTGATCCGATCGGTTTCCTCACCGGAGGTGGGGTGGGTGGGATCCTGCTGATCACCGGGGTGCTACTCAGTGCGGCGGGTTTCATCCTCACCGAGAAGATCCTCGAGGGGGCGAGCCCGACATGATCACCGCCTGCCTCGTGGTTGTCCTCGCCCTGCTCACCACCCCGCCGATGCCGGGGGTGCGTGCCGGTGTCCCCGGCGAGAAGCGCATCCGGGCCGGCCCTGATCCCGGACCGGATGCCCCAGGCTGGCTGGGGGTGTTATCGGCAGCGCTCACACCGGGTGGGTCAGGTCCTGACCCCCTGGATACCGCAGCAGATATCGCCCTGTTCGCCGAATGCCTGGCCGCCGGGTTGAGCACCCGTGATGCCGCACACCTGCTGGCATGCACCGCGAACCCCGCGCACCAACGCCTGTGGGAGGAGACGGTGGCGCTGCTGGGCATCGGGGTGGGGCCGGAGAAGGCCTTCACCACGATGACCGGTGTCGACGGCTTGCGGGACCTGGCTGTACTGGCGGAGGTGTCCCACCGGTCCGGCAGCGCCTTCAGCCAGGGCTGTCACCGCATCGCCGATGCCCTCGTGGCCTCGGCGGCGGACCACCGCACAGCAGCCGCCGAGCGGGCCGGGGTGTTCATCGCCCTGCCGCTGGCCGCCTGTTTCCTCCCCGCCTTCATGATCATCGGCCTGGCACCGGTGGTGCTGGGACTGGGCACGAAGGTGCTGGGCAACCTGTAATCATTCACCAATCCATTTACCGATCCACTTCCCGGACGGGGACCGACTCCCCGTCCGGGCCCACCCCAACGACAATCCACTTAAAGGAGAAGACCATGCAGAAGAATCCCATACCCACCACACCGACCACCCCCATCAACCCCGTCCAGCGGGCCCTTGTGACCCTGCGCGGTGAGGAGGGACTGACCACGGTGGAATACGCCCTGGGCACCCTCGCGGCCGCAGCCCTGGCCATCCTGCTCTACACCGTGGTCAACAGCGGCGCGGTCGGCAGCGCCTTCGAGGAGATCATCGTCGATGCCCTGAGCACCACGCCGTGACCGGGAACCGCCATGCATGAGAGGACGGGCAATGAGGAGGGTTCGGTCAGTATCGAGGCGGCCCTCGCCCTGAGCTCCCTGGTTGTGGTCAGCGCACTCATCATCGGTGTGCTGACCACACTGGCGTTGTATGTGGCGGCGGTGGGTGGTGCGGGGGCTGCGGCCCGGGCCCATGCCATCGGTGAGACCTACCACCCCCCGCGGGGTGTTGTCAGCTTCGAGGAACACGGCGGTCTGGTCACTGCCACGGTGTCCATCCCCGCCACCGTGGGGGAGGTGAGTGCGAGTGCGGTCTTCCCACGGGAAACCCACTGACGCCGGTTATGCCACCGTGGCGGCCGCGGGGTTCTCCGCCGTCCTGGTGATGCTCTGCGCGCTGCTCGCCTGGCACGTCGGGGCGGTGGTGGCCTCCGTGCAGGCACAGCGTGCGGCGGATCTGGCGGCAGTGGCCGGGGCCTTCCGCCTTGCCACCGGGGACACCCCCACGGCGGCCTGTGCCGTGGCCGGGCAGGTGGCCCACCTCAACGACGCCACCCTGCTCACCTGTGACAGCCTCGGCGAGGACCTCGTGGTGGCCGTCGAGGTGCGGGGGACCAGCGCCGAGGCCCGCGCGGGGCCGGTGTGACCGTGGTCAGGTCAGGATGGTGCCGGACCCGACTGTGCGATCGCGCGGAGCACATCCAGGTGGTCCCGCCAGGCACGTTTCCCGGCGCCGCTGAGTTTGATGCTGGTCTGGGGGAATTTACCGGCGAACCCCTTCGACACCTGGACATATCCCAGTTCCTCCAGTGCGGAGATGTGTTTGGACAGGGTGGAATCGGTGGTGTCGAGGAAGTCACGGGCGTATTTGAAGGTCAGTGATTCCGCGCCCGAGAGCGCCGCCATGAGGGAGAAGCGCAGCGGGTTGGTGAACGCCGGGTTCAGATCCAGCCGGGGGTGCCGGCGATTGGTGCTGTTCACTGTGCTGACCGGGCCGATCGGGGGGTGCTGATCAGTTCCCAGGTCGGTCCGACGAGGGCGAGCAGGAGGAAACCACCTGCCGTTCCCGCCGCCTGCCACGCGGTGAATTCAGGCCCCAGGAAGGTGGTGACCACCCACAGCAGGGCCCAGGCCGCCATCATCAGGCCCCACCGGATGGCGAAACCGCGCGGGGCGCTCCCGGCGCGGATGGCCACCACGATGGAGAAGACAGCGAAGCTCAGGATCCAGGCCAGGGCGGTGGTGAGCAGGATGGCATGGGGGAAGTCGGTGGTGGTCCAGACAGGGACGCCGATGGCGTAGAGGGCGCTGCCCGCGCAGATGCCGACGAATCCGATCCAGCTGAGGGAGAAACCGGCGACGGAGTGTCGGAGTTTGTCGGCCCGGTCGAGCAGTTGCTGGGCATCGTGGGGGTTGAGGCTGGTGTTCATGGCGGGGGCCTTCCGAAAAGGAGGGTGAGAAAGTACTTTCCATTCTAGAAAGTAGATGCCTCACCGTCAAGAGTCCGGGTGGTCACCCCTGCAGCAACGTCACTATCGCGCCCAGGAGTTTGATTGCCCCGGCCTTGTCCAGCGGATTGTTGCCATTTCCGCACTTGGGTGACTGGACACAGCTCGGGCACCCGGATTCGCAGGAACAGCTGCGCACCGCCTCGAAGGTGGCCTCGATCCACTCGCCGAACCGTCGGAAACCGCAGTCGGCGAACCCGGCGCCACCCTCCATGCCGTCGTAGACGAACACGGTGGGGTACCCGGTGTCGGGGTGCAGCGCGGTGGACACCCCGCCGATGTCCCAGCGGTCGCAGGTGGCCAGCAGCGGCAACATGCCGATGGCGGCGTGCTCGGCGGCGTGCAGCGCGCCGGGGATATCGGCCGGGGCGATACCCATGGCGCTCAGGGCCAGCGGATCGATGGTGTAGGCCACCGCACGGGTGTTCAGTTGCTGCGGGGGTAGGTACAGCGGCGTGGCATCCAGGGTGGTCCCGTCGGGCAGTTTGGTCACATAACCGGTGACCCGGTCGGTGACCTCGACTGCCACATTCGCCACCCACAGGCCCCCGCCGGGGTTGAACACCTCATCCTCCCCGGGGGAACCGGTGATGCGGATGTCGGTGTCACTGCGGGCAAAGGTGGTGTACTCCGGGTTCTCCGGTCGGGCGAGTGCCAGCTGCTCCTCGATGTCGAGTTCATCGATGACGAAGTGTTCACCCTGGTGCAGGTACACCGCGCCGGGGTGGACCTGGGACATCGCGCGGGCGGCATCGATGGTGCCAAGCAGGCGGCCGTCGCTGATGTCCACGATCATGAACTCGGACCCCGATCCGCCCCGCAGATTCACCGTCTGGTGCGCGGTGTCCGGGGTGAGCTCCTGCCCATCCTGCAGGTCACCGGTCGGCCGGTGCGCTGCGAACCAGCCACGGGGACGCCGGCGCAGGAACCCCTCATCGGTGAGCTGCTCCACGACATCCTGGGCGCCGAAGGCCTCCACCTCGGCCTCGGTGAGGGGTTGTTCCGCCGCCGCGCAGTAGACATGGCCCCGCAGGATGTGGGGGTTGGTGGGATCGAACACGGCCGCCTCCACCGGTTTTTTGAGCA
Proteins encoded:
- a CDS encoding Rv3654c family TadE-like protein, with the translated sequence MRSSHGKPTDAGYATVAAAGFSAVLVMLCALLAWHVGAVVASVQAQRAADLAAVAGAFRLATGDTPTAACAVAGQVAHLNDATLLTCDSLGEDLVVAVEVRGTSAEARAGPV
- the ssd gene encoding septum site-determining protein Ssd; this encodes MNAATHTTTTRTAGTARSTQSTRDQAILVAVEDPVLHPEAMHVAAATGRAIVDTTDPVDIHRHLNKVSAVLIDAPTAAGITNDRRRDRIFLLGSDPGPPDYHTALAIRAEQALLLPAQTAELLQALGREDESAPPGRHHATVTGVLGVAGGVGVSTIAAALARIRSATHRTVLVDAVPTSGGIDLLVGAEEITGARWPDLGFTRGAVKAEDVLAALPVMDETMFILSGARSPVGDTFDLGPDEVTAALTCLTAADGELEVVVDLNPGEITREVIPLLDHLILVVPAEVRAVAAAAERLRHLRAFPVPVSVVLRHRGWSGLDVIEVERILGTPVIAELGTITRLPRAVEMHGLTGTLPRPLVTVGNAIAAEIRGRG
- a CDS encoding transcriptional regulator, which gives rise to MNSTNRRHPRLDLNPAFTNPLRFSLMAALSGAESLTFKYARDFLDTTDSTLSKHISALEELGYVQVSKGFAGKFPQTSIKLSGAGKRAWRDHLDVLRAIAQSGPAPS
- a CDS encoding DUF4244 domain-containing protein, which encodes MQKNPIPTTPTTPINPVQRALVTLRGEEGLTTVEYALGTLAAAALAILLYTVVNSGAVGSAFEEIIVDALSTTP
- a CDS encoding type II secretion system F family protein, which produces MVSALILLAAGIAVPGQGPAGGRGVVKRPGRGPLPPVAITAGVPVCVALFAATGIDPATVVALLTAGLVVSWRLKRGRTSRVTRAQTTVLAGFLGLCIGNLRAGAPMADAMDHALAHTTGSTGSAGPTTVALTAAARRVRSGGSGAAVLIDAPTMDLQRLGTIWEVSERHGIPLVRLLDQLKHRLEAQERHRQASAAQLQGPQATAVILALLPLAGVLMGTAMGADPIGFLTGGGVGGILLITGVLLSAAGFILTEKILEGASPT
- a CDS encoding type II secretion system F family protein encodes the protein MITACLVVVLALLTTPPMPGVRAGVPGEKRIRAGPDPGPDAPGWLGVLSAALTPGGSGPDPLDTAADIALFAECLAAGLSTRDAAHLLACTANPAHQRLWEETVALLGIGVGPEKAFTTMTGVDGLRDLAVLAEVSHRSGSAFSQGCHRIADALVASAADHRTAAAERAGVFIALPLAACFLPAFMIIGLAPVVLGLGTKVLGNL